The stretch of DNA ggagcagtggGGGTATCAGGGAGCTGTGACAATGCCCAGCTCTGACctgtctgtccccaggagcagtggGGGTATCAGGGAGCTGTGACAATGCCCAGCTCTGACctgtctgtccccaggagcagtggGGGTATCAGGGAGCTGTGACAATGCCCAGCTCTGACctgtctgtccccaggagcagtggGGGTATCAGGGAGCTGTGACAATGCCCAGCTCTAACCTGTCTGTCCCCCAGGGCTCCACACTGTCGGCATCTTCCGTGTTGGGAGCTCCAAGAAAAGAGTCCAGCAGGTAAAGGGGGACATTCACTGcatgctctggctgtgccttgGCGGGGACAGAGGCTCGTGGAGATGGGTGGAGCTGACACTGCTGTGGAGAGGTCTCAAACACCAGAACTGACTGTGATCTTCATCCTTCTCCTTCCATCTCTGAGCTGAGGGAAGAGTTTGATCGAGGGCTGGATGTTTTCTTGGATGAGCATCAAAGTGTCCATGATGTGGCTGCCCTGCTCAAGGAGTTTCTGCGGGATATGCCTGATTCCCTGATTCCCAGAGAGCTCTATGGGGccttcctcagcacagccagtgaGTACCTGTGGGGCAGAGCCACGGCAGGATTTGTCTTGGGGGCACCTTAAATCCCGTGGGCACGTCTCACTCGgtcaggttgctccaagtcctgtccagcctggctttgggcactgccaggaattGATCCTTCCTCACCCCCCTTCTTTTCCAAAGCCTCTGCACAGCAATGGGATGGGTgttgtgcagctgctggaatccctgggtttggtttgatttctttGGAATTGGATTATGAAAATCCCACAACCTTTGTCCGTGGGGCTGTGCAATATCCCACATCAGCACAGCCCTTGCTGGGTTCTGCATGCCGTGAGATGAGGGGTGggacagcagcctggctgctgtggagGAGGGACCCTCACTAACAGCCCCTCTTCCCAGGCATGGAGggaccagcacagctggagaccctgcagctgctgctgttcctgctgcccccCTGCCACAGTGACACCCTGCTGCGCCTCCTGCGCTTCCTGGCTGAGGTGGCCCGGCACGCTGAGagctcctgggacccccagggccGCCAGGTaaggctgctccaggagagctgctgggggaaaTGTGCTcgggctgctgtgctggagctgtgcaagcCTGGGTGGAGGCTTGGGGAGAACACAAACCCTCCACAGAACCCCTGGGAGTGTGGttggggaaggtggggaggtGAGgcaggtgggaatgggatgagtGTGGGCTCCAGCACCTCAAACAGTttgtgctggccctgccagcagctcagagaggagCAAAGTGCACCCAGACCAACACCTCACCCTCACCTAGCCCTTGTattcctgccctggggtggGTGAGGATACCCTGGCACATCCCAAGCCACTGCACCCACAGCCCACAGGTCCTTCTGTGCTTCCTTGTAGATCCCTGGCAATAAAATGACAGTGTCAAACCTGGCTACAGTCTTTGGCCCCAACATCTTGCAGAAGGAGAAGCCTGGAGAGAAAGATGCTGGTGCCCTGAACTTTGAGGACAGTGCTGCCATaatcctggtgctgcagaggctgATCGAGCACCACCACTCCCTGTTCATGGTACATGGGGCTCCTCAGGACCCTCCTTCCCTCTGAGCTCTTCCAcgagcagcagggaaaggattttATCCCTGTCAGAGATGCAGACCTTGGTCTGTGCCCATCCTCTCTTCACCCTCCCACAGGGCACTTGCCGGCAGCAGAGTCCCCTCAGGTCTATTGGCATGTGCCATTTCAAGTTTCTttatggaaatttttggggtctgcagggagctgaaggactggggatgggagagggggaagcaggggctgaGATCCTGCAGGCCCTGGGAGGGGTGTGGAATGTGACACTAACACTCTGGGTCTGTCACCATGtcctgggctcctccagggcAGGGCCCCACCAGTGGCATGGCTGTAtctccccaggtgtccccagaaaTGCAGTGTGACGTGCTGAGGAGGCTGTTCCAGACAGACCCCGATGTCATCGAGTACCTGCTGCGCAGGAAGTTCCCTGACGTGCTGTGAGTGCCCCAGGGACTCCAGGGCACAAGGACCAGTGACAGCACACCCTGCTCAtcccccagggcacagggaccaGTGACAGCACACCCTGCTCATCATCCAGGGCACAGGGACCAGTGACAGCACACCCTGCTCATCCCCCAGGGCACGGGGACCAGTGACAGCCTCTCAGTGTCACAACCTGATCCCCGCTCCACCTCTACCTTCTCCAAACCTCCTCCACCCTTGGTGTCCTCGTTTCCCCGCAGTTTTTCCCTGCCCCTGGGCCTATGTggggctcccagctctgtccacaCATCCACATTTTGGGTGTCCCATCCAGCCTCGGAACTGAAGCTTGTGCTGAGGTTAAAGGTGGTGCCTGAAAGGACCTCATGCCCTCATGTCCCATGTCCCGTGGCACATAACACAGGAGGGGGTTTGTCCCCTGGGAATGGAAGTAGGGAATGGTTGGAAATGGGATCCTGGGAAACAGGAGATGCTCAGGAGTCTTCATGGAGCTCAGGACTCTTCAGTAAACATGAACTGTCCTGTGGGAAGGGTTTTCCTGCACCACAGATCATTTCCATAGcagtttggatggggcttggagcaccctggtctCAGGAAAGATGGACTAGATGTTCCtcaaagtcccttccaacccaaacccaggATTCAGTGATCCATGCCTGTCAGTCTTCACCTTCCCTTTGGGGCTGTCTGGAGATGGCAGtctgggatctgtgggatcacTGCTTGAGCCTATCTGGGAGAAGCATTTGCAAGCAGcatctctctcttcttttggtTCCTTAGGAGCCCAGAGCGTGAGGatcctggggaggagcaggctccatctgccctgcctggctgggcacaCAGCCTGGAGCGAGGATCGGTCTCCTCGGAGCTGTTCAGCAACATCTCCTTCCTAAACCTGGACGTCGGCATCTAGAGAGCCCTGGCCAGCCCTCTGCACAAAACCAGGCGGCTTTTCCCAGCAAAACCCAGCCCCTGGCTCACTTTGGGGGTCACCTGCCAGACTGGCACCTCCCTGCAGgtctcagccctgccctgccctgccacttCCTTCTCCCAGCACCTCAGGGATGGatttccatccctggagcatccctcctgggaggacaggctgagggagctggggctgctcggCCTGGAGCAGAGATGGCTCAGAGGGACATTATCCATGTACCCCAATGTTTTTGTACgggcctggagggacaggacaagggcaatggcttcccactgccagagggcatGGCCAGacagagaaattcagagaaattcTCCCCCCTGAGGGCAGTGAGGCCCTGgtacaggcagggacaccttccacagcaccaggctgctccatccaGGCTGACCTTCTGGGCCTGAacctttccagggatggggcagccccagcagggcactTCTGGGGATAAACCAGTACTTCTACCAACAATATTCCACATTCCACCAgagcctgctcccagccctggtcTGAAGGCACCCAGGCCCTCTCAggtgccctgcccagggctggactCTCATTTTGCTGAGTTCCTTCCCTGTGGATCAGTGCAGTGGGGATGGGTGGGGAACACTTCCCGGAGGAGCCTGTGCTGTGAGATAGCTTCTGAGACCCTCTGGGAGCTGATAAGCTCCAGAGGGCAGCAAAGCTGTTGAGTCTGGAGGAACAGATAAATTTGGGACACCATGAGGCTGTGGAAGGTTCCGGAGGCCACCGGAACCCTCGAGTGACAGCTGTGAAACCAGCACTGTGTCCAGCCGTGGCTCGGGGTGGGATTGTACCTGCTGCAAGAGCAGCCTTTCAGATTCCTTCAGGGGTGGTGGAACAgtgcacagggtgcccagggcaACTGTGgatcccctggatccctggcagtgtccaaggccaggctggatggaacagcctgggacagtggaaggtgtccatggcaggggtggcactaGATGGGCTTTGGGGTCCCTTCTCACCCAaatgttctgtgattccatgactccAGGATGTGACAGGGATGCTGACACAGGAGGCAGCTCTTTGCAGGAAATTTCTGCTGGATTTCACTTTCCCAGCACCGTAAAGGGGGCAAGGGGGCACGGGGAGCTCCCTGGGAAGCTCCAGCTTTCTCTGGCTACTGCAGAACCATAAAGGGTGTTTGCCCCTGGCAGTGTAGATGGGACATTGCTGGAAACTCCACTTGagggcagcccaggctgcttAGATACTCTGCCTGCCAcgggagcagccctggagctgctggagcactcGGGGCTGGCCTGGAGCTGTTCCATCCCAGCATCACGAAATAAAAACCCTCTCCAGGGAGCTGCAAACTCACCCATGGAGCCTTGGTATTGCTCTGGACCCGCTCTGGGGGGGCTGCCTGGCTTTTGTCCCGCTCCAGGTTCTGTTCTTGTGGGCTTTTTGCCCCTGCAAGCCCT from Catharus ustulatus isolate bCatUst1 chromosome 14, bCatUst1.pri.v2, whole genome shotgun sequence encodes:
- the ARHGAP36 gene encoding rho GTPase-activating protein 36, with protein sequence MQPVALQNLSELERARLQELALFRLQERLPGGHLSLDRDGSKGIKSILQKLENFSKDRKECSPHTFGVPLPQVIANDRACRRLQEAVGRSRRLCLEVEATVTRFRAQRHRRLAVGTSCIRAPDGGCPEEPPSPTLLDRSYWSQRRGAMSVDSITDLGDNTSKLLEALQLCHPHELQPRRSRGKKRPLSLNPISWQVPRVVDRCCTHLETHGLHTVGIFRVGSSKKRVQQLREEFDRGLDVFLDEHQSVHDVAALLKEFLRDMPDSLIPRELYGAFLSTASMEGPAQLETLQLLLFLLPPCHSDTLLRLLRFLAEVARHAESSWDPQGRQIPGNKMTVSNLATVFGPNILQKEKPGEKDAGALNFEDSAAIILVLQRLIEHHHSLFMVSPEMQCDVLRRLFQTDPDVIEYLLRRKFPDVLSPEREDPGEEQAPSALPGWAHSLERGSVSSELFSNISFLNLDVGI